Proteins encoded in a region of the Rhodothermales bacterium genome:
- the mobB gene encoding molybdopterin-guanine dinucleotide biosynthesis protein B, with amino-acid sequence MSSEKTCDRTRRRFTYHPFEVALCGYSGAGKTTLACRLLARWADRYHVGFVKHDAHRFEMDEPGKDTHRAAEAGAAGVMINDPRHFARISTLPYSTFERATAFLDADFVLAEGFKRSDLPKLLLLDPDGRAEREYRDGRFTNVLAVVGPAERPEGLGVPLFHRDDVDDVAELIESHVRRQAEAPLYGLVLVGGESRRMGRPKWALDYRGEPQAARTARLLGTVCERVFLSVRPGQAVEGMPEAERIEDRFPAWGPSTGILSAMEAHPEAAWLVAACDLPFLDARTLEDLVAGRDPLKLATAYRSTHGGSHEGLPEPLCAVWEPRARLRLLQAAGLGMACPRKVLIESVPRLLDLANARALDNANTPGEYEAARAALQSSAQT; translated from the coding sequence ATGTCCAGCGAGAAGACGTGCGACCGCACCCGTCGCCGGTTCACCTACCACCCGTTCGAGGTGGCGCTCTGCGGCTACTCGGGGGCGGGCAAGACGACGCTCGCGTGCCGCCTCCTCGCGCGCTGGGCCGACCGCTACCACGTCGGCTTCGTTAAGCACGACGCGCACCGGTTCGAGATGGACGAGCCGGGGAAGGACACGCACCGGGCGGCCGAGGCCGGCGCGGCGGGCGTGATGATCAACGACCCCCGCCACTTCGCCCGGATCAGCACCCTCCCCTACTCCACCTTCGAGCGCGCCACCGCCTTCCTCGACGCCGACTTCGTCCTCGCCGAGGGGTTCAAGCGCTCCGACCTCCCCAAGCTCCTCCTCCTCGACCCCGACGGCCGCGCCGAACGGGAGTACCGCGACGGCCGGTTCACGAACGTCCTCGCCGTCGTCGGCCCCGCCGAGCGGCCCGAGGGGCTCGGCGTGCCGCTCTTCCACCGCGACGACGTGGACGACGTCGCCGAGCTGATCGAATCTCACGTTCGTCGGCAGGCCGAAGCACCGCTCTACGGCCTCGTGCTCGTCGGCGGCGAGAGCCGGCGGATGGGCCGCCCGAAGTGGGCGCTCGACTACCGAGGAGAGCCGCAGGCCGCGCGCACGGCCCGCCTCCTCGGCACCGTCTGCGAGCGCGTTTTCCTCTCCGTTCGCCCCGGCCAGGCGGTCGAGGGGATGCCCGAGGCGGAGCGCATTGAGGACCGATTCCCGGCGTGGGGACCTTCCACGGGCATCCTCTCCGCGATGGAGGCGCACCCCGAGGCCGCGTGGCTCGTCGCCGCGTGCGACCTCCCCTTCCTCGACGCGCGGACGCTCGAAGACCTCGTGGCGGGCCGCGACCCGCTCAAGCTCGCGACGGCCTACCGAAGCACCCACGGCGGCAGCCACGAGGGCCTGCCCGAGCCACTCTGCGCCGTCTGGGAGCCGCGCGCCCGCCTGCGCCTCCTCCAGGCCGCCGGGCTGGGGATGGCCTGCCCGCGCAAGGTGCTCATCGAGTCGGTGCCCCGGTTGCTCGACCTAGCGAACGCGCGGGCGCTCGACAACGCCAACACGCCCGGCGAGTACGAGGCGGCGCGTGCGGCCCTGCAGTCGTCCGCGCAAACCTGA
- a CDS encoding MoaD/ThiS family protein — protein MKKQIDVKQIVVHYYALFRDLRGKDSETISTQAASPRELYEELGMSDALRLDTRSVKVAVNDAFASWDDALQGGDLVVFIAPTAGG, from the coding sequence ATGAAGAAGCAGATCGACGTCAAGCAGATCGTCGTCCACTACTACGCCCTCTTCCGCGACCTCCGCGGGAAGGATAGCGAGACCATATCGACGCAGGCCGCTTCGCCGCGCGAGCTGTACGAGGAGCTGGGGATGAGCGACGCCCTCCGCCTCGACACGCGCTCCGTCAAGGTGGCGGTGAACGACGCCTTCGCCTCATGGGACGACGCCCTTCAGGGTGGCGATCTCGTCGTCTTCATTGCGCCTACGGCGGGGGGCTGA
- a CDS encoding molybdenum cofactor biosynthesis protein MoaE, with translation MTNERIDTADCRRALEAASAGGFVAFEGWVRDHNEGRGVVSLEYEAYTALAEKEGLLIVTEAGQRFEAERVGAAHRTGHLAVGDLAVWVGVSAAHRDAAFAACRYVIDELKRRVPIWKREHYADGTAEWVNGAARPPEQRTN, from the coding sequence ATCACCAACGAACGTATCGACACGGCGGACTGCCGCCGTGCCCTCGAAGCCGCCTCGGCCGGCGGGTTCGTGGCGTTTGAGGGGTGGGTGCGCGACCACAACGAGGGGCGGGGCGTCGTCTCGCTCGAATACGAGGCGTACACCGCCCTCGCCGAGAAGGAGGGGCTCCTCATCGTTACGGAGGCCGGCCAGCGTTTCGAGGCCGAGCGCGTAGGCGCCGCGCACCGGACGGGCCACCTCGCCGTCGGCGACCTCGCCGTGTGGGTGGGGGTCTCCGCCGCGCACCGCGACGCCGCTTTCGCGGCCTGCCGCTACGTCATCGACGAGCTCAAGCGCCGGGTGCCCATCTGGAAGCGCGAGCATTACGCCGACGGCACGGCGGAGTGGGTGAACGGTGCCGCGCGCCCGCCCGAGCAGCGAACGAACTGA
- a CDS encoding sulfite exporter TauE/SafE family protein yields MEAGPLIVLGGLVFVAAVLYASVGHGGASGYLAAMAFLGVAPPEMRPAALVLNVLVAGIGSVKFYRAGRFSWTAFWPFAAFSVPFAYIGGAATLPGAFYRPLVGLVLLYAAYRLLRQPRGVPSTPAGAAPHGVALAVGAVIGLLSGLTGVGGGIFLSPLLVLAGWTDVRTASGVAAAFILVNSVAGLLGQATQGAMLPPFLPGLAVAALAGGWIGAELGSRRLPAPAVRRLLGVVLIVAGLKMLAT; encoded by the coding sequence GTGGAAGCGGGCCCCCTCATCGTCCTCGGCGGGCTCGTATTCGTGGCCGCCGTCCTCTACGCCTCCGTCGGCCACGGCGGAGCCTCGGGCTACCTCGCGGCGATGGCGTTCCTCGGCGTGGCACCGCCGGAGATGCGGCCGGCCGCCCTCGTGCTCAACGTGCTCGTCGCCGGGATCGGGAGTGTGAAGTTCTACCGCGCCGGTCGCTTCTCATGGACGGCCTTCTGGCCGTTCGCCGCGTTCTCGGTACCGTTCGCTTACATCGGCGGGGCGGCGACGCTGCCGGGCGCGTTCTACCGTCCCCTCGTGGGGCTCGTCCTGCTCTACGCGGCGTACCGGCTCCTGCGCCAGCCACGGGGGGTGCCTTCTACCCCAGCGGGAGCGGCCCCGCACGGGGTGGCGCTCGCGGTCGGGGCCGTCATCGGCCTGCTCTCCGGCCTCACGGGCGTTGGCGGCGGCATCTTCCTGAGTCCGCTCCTCGTGCTGGCGGGGTGGACGGACGTGCGAACGGCCTCGGGCGTGGCGGCGGCGTTCATCCTCGTCAACTCGGTAGCCGGGCTGCTCGGGCAAGCCACACAGGGCGCGATGCTGCCGCCGTTCCTTCCCGGTCTCGCCGTGGCGGCCCTGGCCGGTGGGTGGATCGGGGCCGAGTTGGGAAGCCGTCGGCTCCCCGCACCGGCCGTCCGGCGGCTCTTGGGCGTGGTGCTGATCGTGGCGGGGCTGAAGATGCTTGCGACGTAG